A single window of Vidua chalybeata isolate OUT-0048 chromosome 7, bVidCha1 merged haplotype, whole genome shotgun sequence DNA harbors:
- the YBEY gene encoding endoribonuclease YbeY isoform X1 codes for MSVALRNAQRALSVRRAPLRRAVCVLRAALGASRFDVGLVCASNALMQRLNGVYRHCPEPTDVLSFPFHQVAAGELPRPCCRSEYNLGDIFLGVEYIHQQCRETGEDFDDVLTVTAAHGLCHLLGYRHDTKPEWEQMYQKEAQILEELNRITGSRLRPLTAGLF; via the exons ATGAGCGTGGCGCTGCGGAATGCGCAGCGCGCCTTGTCCGTACGCCGGGCCCCGCTTCGCCGCGCCGTGTGCGTCTTGCGCGCCGCCCTGGGCGCCTCCCGCTTCGACGTGGGGCTAGTCTGCGCCAGCAACGCGTTGATGCAGCGACTGAACGGCGTCTACCGACACTGCCCGGAGCCTACCGACGTCCTCTCTTTCCCGTTCCACCAAGTGGCGGCGGGGGAGCTGCCGCGGCCGTGTTGCCGCAGCGAGTACAATCTGGGGGACATTTTCCTGGGGGTGGAATACATCCATCAGCAGTGCCGCGAAACCGGGGAGGATTTTGACGATGTCCTGACG GTGACGGCGGCCCACGGATTGTGTCACCTGCTCGGCTACCGGCACGACACGAAACCCGAGTGGGAGCAG ATGTACCAGAAGGAAGCGCAAATCCTGGAGGAGCTGAACCGCATCACGGGCTCTCGCCTGCGGCCCCTCACAGCCGGCCTCTTCTGA
- the YBEY gene encoding endoribonuclease YbeY isoform X2 codes for MSVALRNAQRALSVRRAPLRRAVCVLRAALGASRFDVGLVCASNALMQRLNGVYRHCPEPTDVLSFPFHQVAAGELPRPCCRSEYNLGDIFLGVEYIHQQCRETGEDFDDVLTIPFVRCKPP; via the coding sequence ATGAGCGTGGCGCTGCGGAATGCGCAGCGCGCCTTGTCCGTACGCCGGGCCCCGCTTCGCCGCGCCGTGTGCGTCTTGCGCGCCGCCCTGGGCGCCTCCCGCTTCGACGTGGGGCTAGTCTGCGCCAGCAACGCGTTGATGCAGCGACTGAACGGCGTCTACCGACACTGCCCGGAGCCTACCGACGTCCTCTCTTTCCCGTTCCACCAAGTGGCGGCGGGGGAGCTGCCGCGGCCGTGTTGCCGCAGCGAGTACAATCTGGGGGACATTTTCCTGGGGGTGGAATACATCCATCAGCAGTGCCGCGAAACCGGGGAGGATTTTGACGATGTCCTGACG